Proteins found in one Vagococcus carniphilus genomic segment:
- a CDS encoding helix-turn-helix domain-containing protein, translated as MLNDEVSKRIRELRIKKEITQEILSNRAGIDLSYLGKIERGQKNNISLELLDKIISGLGVSYDEFFSFESSDDDLKKIQYDISIANDKEQVLNLINGIIKLDKENKN; from the coding sequence TTAAATGATGAAGTATCAAAGCGGATAAGGGAATTACGCATAAAGAAAGAGATAACTCAGGAAATTTTATCGAATAGGGCAGGAATAGATTTATCTTATTTAGGAAAAATTGAGAGGGGCCAAAAAAATAATATTTCATTAGAGCTTTTGGATAAGATTATCAGTGGCTTAGGAGTAAGTTATGATGAATTTTTTAGTTTTGAAAGTTCGGATGATGATCTTAAAAAAATACAATATGATATATCGATTGCAAATGATAAAGAACAAGTATTAAACTTGATTAATGGAATAATTAAATTAGATAAAGAAAATAAGAATTAA